The Thermococcus celericrescens genome includes a window with the following:
- a CDS encoding CARDB domain-containing protein has product MRRAIVFALVLMLLLPAGFASASSFNGWFSLPGSISLGNVTLEFRDVSLDGVLVGTAYAQSSYNDFSLSPGEGFTAGDVVVRYVRVTAAEGPVVFLNVTFPYIVEGETVRLGDYSIELLSVGSKGAKVRVSRGNESKDFTSGTFTFGNLKIAVSAYPKVFEGYLQWGQNVTISDHVLTFTNATVEESADGFTETLYFEYDGNEYSVVVGKEADIGPFHVKAEDLVGVEYAKVTVFFRGASLDVETVPDAVFSLFPGQTRNVGPYVLRYDYKFDGSIRASLLNSCGAVLATSKLSSGAVATGLYYKGATVILDGVEDDGKATFEVFLDKSKIPDVGKVANLLIEGTAEGGKRYLPMSIAFRVKNTGTVALSNVTLRFVPEGGVRVISGGALEIALLKPGEEKTFKVTVMPTDDGNVTLGRVVADVVAPFELACGGYTRLTFSSNPVTAYVEPSKVAYFLNASWEGDPAVYHPVTLRFHVRNAGDVSVPANLTVSVPEGVTIEPDGVFGSYGGGLVAPLSLAPGENVTFSVMVIPYSPGKKTFRVALNTIAGTVNSSTVALDIVAPTGNDTAVITKTITVTTTVPSNGTVTVTETSTETTSIESTVTEVQTVPYTPTTSKVVWMVIGIVIGALAVIIFAWYQAHRS; this is encoded by the coding sequence GTGAGACGGGCCATCGTGTTCGCGCTGGTGCTCATGCTTCTGCTTCCGGCGGGTTTCGCCTCGGCGTCGTCCTTCAACGGATGGTTTTCCCTGCCGGGTTCGATTTCCCTCGGGAACGTGACCCTGGAGTTCAGGGACGTCTCGCTGGACGGTGTCCTGGTTGGCACCGCGTACGCACAGTCGTCATACAATGACTTCTCCCTCAGCCCGGGGGAGGGTTTCACCGCCGGGGACGTTGTGGTGAGGTACGTCAGGGTCACCGCGGCTGAGGGGCCCGTCGTATTCCTGAACGTGACGTTTCCCTACATCGTTGAGGGCGAGACCGTTAGGCTGGGGGACTACTCGATTGAGCTGCTCTCGGTGGGGAGCAAGGGCGCGAAGGTGCGCGTTTCCCGGGGAAACGAGTCCAAGGACTTCACCTCCGGCACGTTTACCTTCGGCAACCTTAAGATTGCCGTGAGCGCCTACCCAAAGGTCTTTGAGGGATACCTCCAGTGGGGCCAGAACGTGACGATCTCGGACCACGTGCTAACCTTCACCAACGCCACCGTTGAGGAATCCGCTGACGGCTTTACTGAAACGCTTTACTTCGAATACGATGGAAATGAGTATTCCGTGGTCGTTGGGAAGGAGGCGGACATCGGCCCGTTCCACGTCAAGGCGGAGGATTTGGTCGGGGTTGAGTACGCCAAGGTGACGGTGTTCTTCAGGGGGGCGTCGCTCGACGTTGAGACGGTTCCGGATGCGGTGTTCTCACTCTTCCCCGGTCAGACCCGGAACGTTGGTCCATACGTGCTCCGCTACGACTACAAATTCGATGGTTCGATAAGGGCGTCCCTGCTCAACTCGTGCGGCGCGGTTCTGGCCACCTCCAAACTCTCAAGCGGTGCCGTGGCGACGGGCCTGTACTACAAGGGGGCAACCGTAATCCTGGACGGCGTGGAGGACGACGGAAAGGCCACCTTTGAGGTCTTTCTCGACAAGTCCAAGATTCCCGACGTGGGGAAGGTGGCTAACCTTCTGATAGAGGGTACCGCCGAGGGCGGGAAGCGGTACCTTCCGATGAGTATTGCCTTCCGGGTAAAGAACACCGGCACGGTGGCCCTTTCGAACGTCACGCTCCGCTTCGTTCCGGAGGGTGGAGTGCGGGTTATTTCTGGGGGTGCGCTAGAGATTGCCCTCCTGAAACCGGGTGAGGAAAAAACCTTCAAGGTAACCGTCATGCCGACGGACGACGGCAACGTTACGCTTGGAAGGGTGGTGGCGGATGTTGTTGCTCCCTTTGAACTGGCCTGCGGGGGCTACACCAGGCTCACATTCTCATCCAACCCCGTTACCGCGTACGTGGAGCCGTCGAAGGTTGCCTACTTCCTCAACGCATCGTGGGAAGGGGACCCTGCGGTGTATCATCCCGTGACCCTGAGGTTCCACGTCAGGAACGCCGGAGACGTGTCTGTACCAGCTAACCTCACGGTGAGCGTCCCGGAGGGCGTGACTATTGAGCCCGACGGGGTCTTTGGGTCCTACGGGGGTGGATTGGTCGCCCCTCTGAGCCTGGCACCCGGTGAAAACGTGACCTTCAGCGTCATGGTAATCCCCTACTCCCCCGGGAAAAAGACGTTCAGGGTTGCCCTAAACACCATCGCGGGGACCGTCAACTCAAGCACAGTTGCGCTGGACATCGTGGCCCCAACCGGGAACGACACCGCGGTGATAACGAAGACCATCACCGTGACGACCACGGTACCTTCCAACGGAACCGTGACCGTCACCGAGACCAGTACAGAGACCACGTCCATCGAAAGCACTGTGACCGAAGTCCAAACGGTTCCGTACACACCAACAACCTCCAAGGTTGTGTGGATGGTAATCGGGATTGTTATCGGTGCCCTAGCCGTCATAATCTTCGCGTGGTATCAGGCCCACAGATCATGA
- a CDS encoding HAD-IB family phosphatase produces MVKLIAFDLEGTLVKSISSWVELHKRFGTWEKGKEYAELFFAGKIDYVKWAELDASLWRGHTREEIMEWANSVEYMEGARELIEFLRENDFRIAILSSGLMCLAGRIAKELGVDYVFANELIFDENGVVTGKVNPIVDFKSKGTILRELKAELEPEVTIAVGDGYNDLSMFKEADVSIAINPHEGVEGDHNVESLHEVMEIIAGLVEDGAERGR; encoded by the coding sequence ATGGTTAAGCTCATAGCCTTTGACCTCGAGGGAACCCTGGTCAAATCCATCTCCAGCTGGGTTGAACTTCACAAGCGCTTTGGAACCTGGGAAAAGGGGAAGGAATACGCCGAGCTCTTCTTTGCGGGAAAAATAGACTACGTGAAGTGGGCCGAACTCGACGCCTCCCTCTGGAGAGGTCACACGAGGGAGGAGATTATGGAATGGGCGAACTCGGTTGAGTACATGGAGGGAGCGAGGGAGCTCATCGAGTTTCTCCGGGAGAACGACTTCAGAATAGCGATACTCAGCAGCGGTCTCATGTGCCTCGCCGGAAGGATAGCGAAGGAGCTCGGGGTTGACTACGTCTTCGCCAACGAGCTGATATTCGACGAGAACGGCGTTGTTACCGGGAAGGTCAACCCCATTGTCGACTTCAAGAGCAAGGGGACCATACTCCGGGAGCTGAAGGCGGAGCTTGAACCCGAGGTAACAATAGCGGTCGGTGATGGATACAACGACCTGAGCATGTTTAAAGAAGCCGACGTCAGCATAGCGATAAACCCCCACGAGGGGGTGGAAGGCGACCACAACGTTGAGAGCCTCCACGAGGTGATGGAGATAATAGCGGGGCTGGTGGAGGACGGCGCTGAGCGGGGTCGGTGA
- the asnB gene encoding asparagine synthase (glutamine-hydrolyzing) → MCLVAGGLGSNLRDRSIVMINAGKHRGEDSFGVWTDEGVLKSSDFSKVPEMPDGKIGLIQCRLAMTGSLGFTQPFVNELALVHNGEIYNHRELRTWLEGRGVSFKTDVDSEVILRLIEFFLDRGLDAFGAVRKAMLMMEGDYAVAFSDGERIHLFRDPLGVRPLYRSPEGFFASEKKVLWAIGQEAIPVEPGELVTISREGVEVRKVLRLEELRRKPFDPERAVKAIGRALTCSVRHRVGKKTGVLFSGGLDSSLVALIASEYSDVVLYTAGVEGSPDIEWARLAADRLGLELREYVFDLDDVMEAVPRVAFAIEEPNPMNLAIGIPLYFATRLARDDGVKVLLSGQGADELFGGYAKYLERPELMEEDLKGLGERNLARDDKIAMMNSVEGRFPFLSLSVVSAAINTPLDAKISGGVRKAVLRKAALELGLPKEIAMREKKAAQYGSGSQKLLEKLAKSEGLGLREYAEKVFREIFKRE, encoded by the coding sequence ATGTGCCTTGTGGCGGGTGGACTCGGTTCAAATCTCAGGGACAGGTCCATCGTCATGATAAACGCCGGAAAGCACAGGGGAGAGGACAGCTTCGGCGTCTGGACGGACGAGGGCGTACTGAAATCGAGCGACTTCTCAAAGGTTCCCGAAATGCCCGACGGGAAGATAGGTCTCATACAGTGCAGGCTCGCCATGACTGGCTCCCTGGGCTTTACCCAGCCCTTCGTCAATGAGCTGGCCCTCGTCCACAACGGCGAAATATACAACCACCGCGAGCTGAGGACGTGGCTGGAGGGAAGGGGGGTATCCTTCAAGACGGACGTGGACAGCGAGGTAATCCTCAGGCTCATCGAGTTCTTCCTCGACCGCGGGCTGGACGCCTTCGGGGCGGTTCGGAAGGCGATGCTGATGATGGAGGGGGACTACGCCGTGGCCTTCTCCGACGGCGAGAGAATTCACCTCTTCCGCGACCCGCTGGGCGTAAGGCCGCTGTACCGCTCCCCGGAGGGGTTTTTCGCGAGCGAGAAAAAGGTGCTGTGGGCCATTGGGCAGGAGGCCATTCCGGTAGAACCCGGCGAGCTGGTCACAATCTCGAGGGAGGGCGTTGAAGTCAGGAAAGTCCTCCGGCTGGAAGAGCTGAGGAGGAAGCCCTTCGACCCCGAGAGGGCGGTTAAGGCCATCGGCAGGGCCCTGACCTGCTCCGTCCGCCACAGGGTGGGGAAGAAGACCGGCGTTCTCTTCTCCGGGGGACTGGACAGCTCCCTCGTTGCTCTCATCGCCTCGGAGTACTCCGACGTCGTCCTCTATACCGCGGGGGTGGAGGGAAGTCCCGACATCGAATGGGCCAGACTGGCCGCGGACAGGCTCGGCCTGGAGCTCAGGGAGTACGTCTTCGACCTGGACGATGTGATGGAGGCGGTTCCAAGGGTTGCCTTTGCGATAGAGGAACCGAACCCTATGAATCTGGCCATCGGGATACCCCTGTACTTCGCCACGCGGCTCGCGAGGGACGACGGCGTCAAGGTTCTCCTGAGCGGGCAGGGGGCCGACGAGCTCTTCGGCGGCTACGCGAAGTACCTGGAGAGGCCCGAGCTTATGGAGGAAGACCTGAAGGGGCTGGGTGAGAGGAACCTCGCCAGGGACGACAAGATAGCCATGATGAACTCGGTGGAGGGACGCTTCCCCTTCCTGAGCCTGTCCGTCGTCTCAGCGGCAATTAACACACCGCTTGATGCGAAGATATCCGGGGGTGTGAGAAAGGCCGTTCTGAGAAAAGCGGCGCTGGAGCTGGGTCTGCCGAAGGAGATTGCCATGAGGGAAAAGAAGGCGGCCCAGTACGGCAGCGGTTCCCAGAAGCTCCTGGAGAAACTCGCAAAGAGCGAGGGTCTGGGACTGAGGGAATACGCAGAGAAAGTCTTCAGGGAGATTTTTAAACGGGAATAA
- a CDS encoding protein-L-isoaspartate(D-aspartate) O-methyltransferase, whose protein sequence is MEKLDGLWRRRVASLVEGGIIRSEAVRRAFLRYPRYLFVEKRYRDYAHVDEPLPIPAGQTISAPHMVAIMLELAELERGMNVLEIGTGSGWNAALIAELVKSDVYTVERIPELVEFARRNLERAGVKNVHVFLGDGTKGFPPKAPYDRIIVTAGAPKVPEPLIEQLKPGGRLIIPVGSHHLWQELYIMTKTEDGEVRKKRWGGVAFVPLMGEHGWRVVS, encoded by the coding sequence ATGGAAAAACTGGATGGGTTGTGGCGCCGGAGGGTGGCTTCCCTTGTGGAGGGGGGCATCATCAGGAGCGAGGCCGTTAGGAGGGCTTTTCTCAGGTATCCACGGTACCTCTTCGTTGAAAAGCGCTACCGGGACTACGCCCACGTTGATGAGCCCCTTCCGATTCCCGCGGGGCAGACCATCTCGGCTCCCCACATGGTGGCGATAATGCTGGAGCTGGCCGAGCTTGAGCGGGGAATGAACGTCCTTGAGATTGGAACGGGCAGCGGATGGAACGCGGCTCTGATCGCGGAGCTCGTGAAGAGCGATGTTTACACGGTCGAACGGATTCCCGAGCTGGTCGAGTTTGCGAGGAGAAACCTCGAGCGAGCGGGAGTGAAGAACGTTCACGTTTTCCTCGGCGACGGCACGAAGGGCTTTCCTCCCAAAGCCCCCTACGACAGGATAATCGTCACCGCGGGGGCACCGAAGGTTCCGGAACCCCTGATCGAACAGCTGAAGCCGGGCGGGAGGCTCATCATCCCGGTTGGAAGCCATCATCTCTGGCAGGAGCTGTATATTATGACCAAGACCGAGGACGGGGAGGTCCGGAAGAAAAGATGGGGCGGGGTTGCCTTCGTCCCCCTTATGGGTGAGCACGGCTGGAGGGTTGTTTCATAA
- a CDS encoding ASCH domain-containing protein, whose protein sequence is MRVYRLRVREEYLDYIKSGEKRIEVRVAYPQFRGMKPGDKIIFNDQVPAVITGVKEYETFRQVLREEPIKKIFPDEPSFERAVKRFHGMYPKWKENRYGVIAIRFKLVGEKSGR, encoded by the coding sequence ATGAGAGTGTACAGGTTGAGGGTTCGCGAGGAATACCTGGACTACATAAAGTCCGGCGAGAAGAGGATAGAGGTTAGGGTTGCCTACCCCCAGTTCCGGGGAATGAAGCCCGGTGACAAGATAATCTTCAACGATCAGGTTCCCGCCGTGATCACGGGCGTGAAGGAATACGAGACATTCCGTCAGGTTCTGAGGGAAGAGCCCATAAAGAAGATCTTTCCGGATGAGCCGAGCTTTGAGAGGGCGGTGAAGCGGTTCCACGGCATGTACCCAAAGTGGAAGGAGAACCGCTACGGCGTCATCGCCATAAGGTTCAAGCTCGTGGGTGAGAAAAGCGGGCGGTGA
- a CDS encoding ASCH domain-containing protein — MRHLEFDGRYAEAILSGRKRATVRLGRRPNLEPGDEVLLHSGGYAIGKAVIERVESKTVGELTDEDAFRDGFSSREELIRALKSHYKHVDDDSIAHVIVFRLVEKFDKPVMSSDYAYEGNLPVEIAEKALKHLDLSEEDRELLELFLQAGSLRKAAHRLGGMNKRYLIRDALRRAYKELKRRGIMGPKL; from the coding sequence GTGCGCCACCTGGAGTTCGACGGACGCTACGCCGAGGCGATACTGAGCGGAAGGAAGAGGGCAACGGTGAGGCTCGGCAGGAGGCCGAATCTGGAGCCCGGCGACGAAGTCCTCCTGCACTCGGGCGGCTACGCGATAGGGAAGGCGGTTATCGAGAGGGTTGAGAGTAAAACGGTTGGCGAGCTTACTGACGAGGACGCTTTTCGGGACGGTTTTTCGAGCAGGGAGGAGCTTATAAGGGCCCTCAAAAGCCATTACAAACACGTGGACGACGACTCCATCGCCCACGTTATAGTCTTCCGTCTCGTGGAGAAGTTCGATAAGCCGGTCATGAGCTCGGATTACGCCTACGAGGGCAACCTCCCGGTGGAGATAGCCGAGAAGGCCCTCAAACATCTTGACCTCTCCGAAGAAGACAGAGAGCTCCTCGAACTCTTCCTCCAGGCGGGGAGTCTCAGAAAGGCCGCCCACCGGCTGGGGGGCATGAACAAGAGGTATCTGATTAGGGACGCCCTCAGGAGGGCTTACAAGGAGCTGAAAAGGAGGGGCATCATGGGGCCAAAGCTCTGA
- a CDS encoding class III signal peptide-containing protein codes for MRHRGQGALEYLFMLAAVLILVTMAIRVIMSSVHDLNSAVSNYTKEVRKQILEDL; via the coding sequence ATGAGGCACAGGGGGCAGGGAGCGCTGGAGTACCTTTTCATGCTGGCTGCTGTTCTGATACTGGTCACGATGGCAATCCGGGTCATCATGAGTAGCGTCCACGATCTCAACAGTGCGGTCTCCAACTACACCAAGGAGGTTCGGAAGCAGATACTCGAAGACCTGTGA
- a CDS encoding A24 family peptidase C-terminal domain-containing protein, whose translation METVPLILGLLAGVLTSYTDIKTGFIFDNHAFPTLTLIGRLLGWEEEEEEESELPTWLGKIVIPAAEVGVLYYLYRGIQAHDGLLAASGFIGLILGFILGLLLYYIGAWASGDVVVLAAFSALLPLAPAAADVVPPYGTTYPLYPLAVLFNSILAVFPFIFVYSLAVLVLRKRFHALREVFVGGLRTTVEFTLWIVAVITVQAIMGSAGISSPVTGILVALVLLPVFMRLHHLGNAAGILSIGYLMYLDPTVALLTSGRVFVLIYLLKVLLSTVKFMRVEVLMEEVPVEELNEWDILGEVIHEINGEVMRDREDGLERIKHTLVSWDLGSLKPKRGRIIASPTAEGLRKEQIEELKRLVEEGRIENSFLRKKSMPFAPALFIGFLMAYFWGDIFWWLVLRVAGL comes from the coding sequence ATGGAGACGGTCCCCCTGATTCTGGGTCTTTTAGCGGGAGTACTGACCTCTTACACCGATATTAAGACGGGGTTCATCTTCGACAACCACGCTTTTCCAACCCTCACTCTCATTGGACGTCTCCTCGGGTGGGAGGAAGAGGAAGAAGAGGAGAGCGAGCTTCCCACCTGGCTTGGCAAGATCGTGATTCCGGCCGCCGAAGTCGGCGTCCTGTACTATCTGTACCGGGGAATACAGGCCCATGATGGCCTGCTGGCCGCCTCCGGATTCATCGGACTGATACTGGGCTTTATCCTCGGTCTCTTGCTCTACTACATCGGGGCCTGGGCCAGCGGTGATGTGGTTGTTCTGGCGGCGTTCTCCGCCCTTCTGCCCCTCGCCCCAGCCGCCGCGGATGTCGTCCCCCCCTACGGAACGACGTACCCTCTGTACCCCCTGGCAGTGCTTTTCAACAGCATCCTGGCAGTGTTTCCCTTCATCTTCGTATACTCCCTGGCCGTCCTCGTGCTCAGGAAGAGGTTTCACGCCCTGAGGGAGGTCTTCGTGGGAGGACTGCGCACCACCGTTGAGTTCACCCTGTGGATAGTTGCCGTCATAACCGTTCAGGCAATCATGGGAAGCGCCGGAATCTCAAGTCCCGTAACCGGAATCCTCGTGGCGCTCGTCCTGCTGCCCGTCTTTATGAGGCTCCACCACCTCGGCAACGCCGCCGGCATTCTGTCCATCGGATACCTCATGTACCTGGATCCAACGGTCGCACTCTTAACCTCCGGGAGGGTTTTTGTCCTCATCTACCTCCTAAAGGTGCTCCTCTCCACTGTCAAGTTCATGCGTGTGGAGGTGCTGATGGAAGAGGTCCCCGTGGAGGAGTTGAACGAGTGGGACATACTCGGTGAGGTCATCCACGAGATTAACGGTGAGGTAATGCGGGACAGGGAGGACGGTCTTGAACGCATTAAGCACACCCTAGTCTCATGGGATCTGGGATCGCTGAAGCCCAAGCGGGGACGGATCATAGCCTCCCCCACAGCGGAAGGACTCAGAAAAGAGCAGATAGAAGAGCTCAAGCGCCTCGTGGAGGAGGGAAGGATTGAAAACTCCTTCCTCAGGAAAAAATCAATGCCCTTCGCCCCAGCGCTTTTCATCGGGTTCCTGATGGCATACTTCTGGGGGGACATCTTCTGGTGGCTCGTTCTGAGGGTCGCCGGGCTCTGA